The following are encoded in a window of Clostridium thermarum genomic DNA:
- the topA gene encoding type I DNA topoisomerase → MGQKLVIVESPAKAKTIKKYLGSNFIVEASMGHIRDLPKSQLGVDVENGYNPKYITIRGKGDLLDKLKKAAKKSEQIYLATDPDREGEAISWHLAKALDIQSDTPCRIEFNEITKNAVKNAIKNPRKINEGLVDAQQARRILDRLVGYEISPILWKKVKWGLSAGRVQSVALKLICDREEEILNFVPKEFWTIESELKKKKDKQNFKVKLSGYMGKKIEIDNGEQCNRIISELEQNEFKVKLVKKGSKLKNPLPPFTTSTLQQDANRKLNFSTKKTMSLAQQLYEGVEIKGKGSVGLITYMRTDSVRISEEAQKNAADFILSSYGSEYLPKTPRIYKGKKSAQDAHEAIRPTYTELTPAELKESLAPDMLKLYTLIWNRFIASQMASCILNTTSVEIVNGDYLFKASGSKVKFDGFMKVYEYTNEEEENSINVPELEEGEVLEKKKIDGIQHFTQPPSRFNEASLVKMLEENGIGRPSTYAPIITTILERKYVERDKKSLVPTGLGKIVNTIMCEYFKGIVDVDFTAELENRLDNIEDGKEKWQKIVDDFYIPLKESIEIAEKEINKITIEDKVSDIACDKCGRMMVIKQGRFGEFLACPGYPECKNTKAIVEELNVSCPKCGGKVVVKRSKKGKKFFGCENYPNCDFVSWFEPTDKKCEKCGSLVVVKYSKAKGNYFVCSNPECKHEVEK, encoded by the coding sequence ATGGGACAAAAACTAGTTATTGTAGAGTCACCGGCGAAGGCGAAAACCATTAAGAAATACCTGGGCTCCAATTTTATAGTGGAAGCATCAATGGGACATATCAGAGACCTACCTAAGAGTCAGCTAGGTGTGGATGTAGAAAATGGCTACAATCCTAAATATATAACTATTCGTGGAAAAGGTGATTTGCTTGATAAACTAAAAAAGGCAGCTAAAAAGAGTGAGCAGATTTATCTGGCAACGGACCCTGATAGAGAAGGAGAGGCCATATCTTGGCACTTGGCTAAGGCATTAGATATTCAATCAGACACACCCTGCAGAATAGAGTTTAACGAAATCACTAAAAATGCGGTTAAGAACGCCATAAAAAATCCAAGAAAGATAAATGAAGGCTTAGTGGATGCGCAACAAGCAAGACGTATCCTAGACAGATTAGTGGGCTATGAAATAAGTCCTATCTTATGGAAGAAAGTTAAGTGGGGATTAAGTGCGGGTAGAGTACAGTCTGTGGCTTTAAAACTGATCTGTGATAGAGAAGAAGAGATTTTGAACTTTGTTCCGAAGGAATTTTGGACAATAGAAAGTGAACTGAAAAAGAAAAAAGATAAACAAAATTTTAAAGTTAAGTTGTCGGGCTACATGGGAAAAAAGATTGAAATCGATAATGGAGAGCAGTGCAACAGAATTATAAGTGAACTTGAGCAAAATGAATTTAAAGTGAAGCTAGTGAAAAAAGGTAGCAAACTGAAAAATCCATTGCCACCTTTTACAACTAGTACACTCCAGCAGGATGCCAACAGAAAATTAAACTTTTCTACAAAGAAAACTATGTCTTTGGCTCAACAACTATATGAAGGTGTTGAAATCAAAGGCAAGGGCTCAGTTGGTCTCATAACATATATGCGTACGGATTCGGTGAGAATATCGGAAGAGGCGCAAAAGAATGCTGCTGACTTTATCCTAAGCTCCTATGGCAGTGAGTATTTACCAAAGACTCCGAGAATTTATAAAGGAAAGAAAAGTGCTCAGGATGCCCATGAAGCAATTAGACCAACCTATACCGAGCTAACTCCTGCTGAATTAAAGGAAAGTCTAGCTCCAGATATGCTTAAGTTATACACGCTTATATGGAATCGATTTATTGCAAGTCAAATGGCATCTTGCATACTGAACACTACTTCTGTAGAAATTGTCAATGGAGATTACCTCTTCAAGGCTAGTGGTTCAAAGGTTAAGTTTGACGGCTTTATGAAGGTATATGAATATACTAACGAAGAAGAGGAAAACAGCATAAATGTACCGGAACTTGAAGAGGGAGAAGTGCTTGAAAAGAAGAAAATAGATGGTATTCAACATTTTACTCAACCACCTTCAAGATTTAATGAAGCTTCTCTTGTAAAGATGCTAGAGGAGAATGGTATAGGAAGACCAAGTACCTATGCTCCCATAATTACCACAATCTTAGAGAGGAAGTATGTTGAGAGAGATAAGAAGAGTCTTGTACCTACGGGGCTTGGAAAGATTGTTAACACTATTATGTGTGAATATTTTAAGGGAATTGTGGATGTGGATTTTACTGCAGAGCTGGAGAATAGGTTAGATAATATAGAAGATGGCAAAGAAAAATGGCAGAAGATTGTTGACGATTTCTATATCCCTTTAAAGGAGAGTATTGAAATTGCAGAAAAAGAAATTAATAAGATAACCATTGAGGATAAAGTAAGTGATATTGCCTGCGATAAATGTGGAAGAATGATGGTTATTAAACAAGGAAGATTCGGAGAATTTCTTGCCTGTCCTGGTTATCCAGAATGTAAAAATACAAAAGCTATTGTTGAGGAACTGAATGTTTCCTGCCCTAAATGCGGTGGTAAGGTAGTAGTTAAAAGAAGTAAAAAAGGAAAGAAGTTTTTTGGCTGTGAAAACTATCCCAACTGTGATTTTGTCAGTTGGTTTGAACCTACAGATAAAAAATGCGAAAAATGCGGTAGTCTTGTAGTTGTTAAATATAGTAAAGCAAAGGGAAACTACTTCGTTTGCTCAAATCCGGAATGTAAACATGAAGTTGAAAAGTAA
- the codY gene encoding GTP-sensing pleiotropic transcriptional regulator CodY: MSTLLEKTRKLNKILQKTGAEPVVFSDICKLLSDVLACNVYIVSRKGKILGYNFSGGFECDIVKDKVLSEMRFPEAYNSKLMNAQETLANLHNQGLCVFGEDGNCELDNKITTIVPIMGNRERLGTLLLARFGEHFTDDDLVLVEYSATIVGMEILRAKSDEMEEEVRKKAIVQLAIGTLSYSELEAVEHIFNELDGNEGLLVASKIADKVGITRSVIVNALRKFESAGVIESRSLGMKGTHIKILNDKLLDELKKIK; this comes from the coding sequence ATGTCTACATTATTAGAAAAAACAAGAAAGTTAAATAAAATACTTCAGAAAACTGGAGCGGAGCCAGTAGTATTTAGTGACATATGCAAGTTACTAAGCGATGTATTAGCATGTAATGTATACATTGTTAGCAGAAAAGGAAAAATACTTGGCTATAATTTTTCAGGTGGTTTTGAGTGCGATATAGTAAAAGACAAGGTGCTAAGTGAAATGAGATTTCCTGAAGCTTACAATTCTAAGCTGATGAATGCTCAAGAAACTTTAGCAAACCTACATAATCAAGGATTGTGTGTATTTGGTGAAGATGGCAACTGTGAATTGGACAATAAGATAACTACCATAGTACCCATAATGGGAAATAGGGAGCGTCTTGGGACCTTACTGCTTGCAAGGTTTGGAGAACATTTTACCGATGATGATTTAGTGCTTGTAGAGTACAGTGCCACAATTGTAGGAATGGAAATACTAAGGGCTAAAAGTGATGAGATGGAAGAGGAAGTAAGAAAAAAAGCAATTGTGCAATTAGCCATTGGAACACTATCCTATTCAGAATTAGAAGCTGTAGAGCATATATTTAATGAACTAGATGGTAACGAAGGTCTGCTGGTGGCCTCAAAGATTGCGGATAAAGTAGGAATTACACGGTCAGTAATAGTAAACGCCTTGAGAAAGTTTGAGAGCGCAGGGGTTATAGAATCTAGATCCTTAGGTATGAAAGGGACTCACATTAAGATTCTGAATGATAAGTTATTGGATGAATTGAAAAAGATAAAGTAG
- the rpsB gene encoding 30S ribosomal protein S2, with amino-acid sequence MSVISMKQLLEAGVHFGHQTRRWNPKMAPYIFTERNGIYIIDLQKTVKKIEEAYEFVKSISAEGKDILFVGTKKQAQEAIEEEAVRCGMHYVKNRWLGGMLTNFKTIKTRISKLEELRKMEEDGTFEVLPKKEVIKLKHEEKELEKNLGGIQKMSDSNIGALFVVDPRKERNAISEAKILGIPVVAIVDTNCDPDEVDYVIPGNDDAIRAVKLITAKIADAIIEGRQGEQLAE; translated from the coding sequence ATGTCAGTTATTTCAATGAAACAACTATTAGAAGCTGGTGTACATTTTGGACACCAAACAAGAAGATGGAACCCAAAGATGGCTCCATATATCTTTACCGAAAGAAATGGTATCTATATAATCGATTTACAGAAAACTGTAAAGAAGATTGAAGAGGCTTATGAGTTTGTTAAGAGCATATCTGCAGAAGGAAAAGATATTCTTTTTGTAGGAACTAAGAAGCAAGCTCAAGAAGCTATCGAGGAAGAAGCAGTAAGATGCGGTATGCACTATGTAAAAAATAGATGGTTAGGCGGTATGCTAACTAACTTCAAAACAATTAAGACTAGAATTTCAAAGCTTGAAGAACTTCGTAAGATGGAAGAGGACGGAACTTTTGAAGTTCTTCCAAAGAAAGAAGTAATCAAACTTAAGCATGAGGAAAAAGAACTTGAAAAGAACTTAGGCGGAATTCAGAAGATGAGTGACAGCAACATAGGTGCTCTATTTGTTGTAGACCCAAGAAAAGAAAGAAATGCAATTTCCGAGGCTAAAATTTTAGGTATACCTGTTGTTGCAATTGTTGATACTAATTGTGATCCGGATGAAGTAGATTATGTAATACCAGGTAATGATGATGCGATAAGAGCGGTTAAGCTAATAACAGCAAAGATTGCTGATGCTATTATTGAAGGACGTCAAGGAGAACAACTAGCTGAGTAA
- the tsf gene encoding translation elongation factor Ts yields the protein MITAQAVKELRERTGAGMMDCKKALSETNGDMEKAIEFLREKGLAAAAKKAGRVAAEGIVDTYVSDDLKNAGIVEFNCETDFVAANEDFTTLAKNLAKQASTSNASSVEQFVEEQYIADNSVTVKDAVTALIAKLGENMTVRRIAKFSVEKGLIQSYIHGGGRIAVLVELGCDVVNDVVKEVAKDIAMQVAAANPLYLDRDSVDKEAIEKEKEIYRVQALNEGKPEKIVEKMVEGRVQKYYKEVCLVEQVWVKNPDYTITKYLQEKSKEVGSPITVNRYVRFERGEGIEKKEENFAEEVQKQMQQVK from the coding sequence ATGATTACTGCACAAGCTGTTAAAGAATTAAGAGAGAGAACTGGAGCCGGAATGATGGATTGTAAAAAGGCTCTAAGCGAAACTAATGGCGATATGGAAAAAGCTATAGAGTTTTTAAGAGAAAAGGGATTAGCTGCTGCTGCTAAGAAAGCTGGAAGAGTAGCTGCAGAAGGAATAGTTGATACATATGTATCAGACGATTTAAAGAACGCTGGTATAGTTGAATTTAACTGCGAAACTGACTTTGTTGCTGCTAATGAAGACTTCACTACATTGGCAAAGAATTTAGCTAAGCAGGCTTCAACTTCAAATGCTAGTTCAGTAGAACAGTTTGTAGAAGAACAATACATAGCTGATAACAGTGTTACAGTAAAGGATGCTGTTACAGCATTAATAGCAAAGCTTGGAGAAAATATGACTGTAAGAAGAATTGCAAAGTTCTCCGTAGAAAAGGGCTTAATTCAAAGTTACATACACGGTGGCGGAAGAATCGCTGTTTTAGTTGAACTTGGTTGCGACGTAGTTAACGACGTTGTTAAAGAAGTTGCAAAGGATATTGCAATGCAAGTTGCTGCTGCTAATCCACTATACTTAGACAGAGATTCCGTTGATAAAGAAGCAATTGAAAAAGAAAAGGAAATTTACAGAGTTCAAGCTTTAAACGAAGGTAAACCAGAAAAAATAGTTGAAAAGATGGTTGAAGGAAGAGTACAGAAGTACTACAAGGAAGTTTGCTTGGTAGAACAAGTATGGGTAAAGAATCCTGACTATACTATTACAAAATATCTTCAAGAAAAATCAAAGGAAGTTGGATCTCCAATAACAGTAAACAGATATGTTAGATTTGAAAGAGGAGAAGGAATCGAGAAGAAGGAAGAAAACTTTGCTGAAGAAGTACAAAAACAAATGCAGCAGGTTAAATAA
- the pyrH gene encoding UMP kinase, translating into MDSKYKRIMLKLSGEALAGPQGYGIDFDVTTRIAKEIKELVDMGIEVGAVVGGGNIWRGRSGEGMDRTTADYMGMLATCINAMALQDSLENLGVMTRVQTAIEMKEVAEPYIRRRAMRHLEKGRVVIFAAGTGNPYFSTDTTAALRAAEIEAEVILLAKKVDGVYDKDPHKYADAVKFDKLTYIEVLEKGLQVMDSTATSLCMDNNIPILVFALDEPGNIKRAVCGEKIGTIVSRE; encoded by the coding sequence ATGGACTCAAAATATAAAAGAATAATGCTAAAGCTATCAGGTGAGGCTCTAGCTGGCCCGCAAGGTTATGGCATAGATTTTGATGTGACAACAAGAATTGCAAAAGAAATAAAAGAGTTAGTTGACATGGGCATAGAGGTTGGAGCTGTAGTAGGTGGCGGCAATATATGGAGAGGAAGAAGCGGTGAAGGAATGGACAGAACTACCGCTGACTATATGGGAATGCTGGCTACTTGCATCAACGCTATGGCTTTACAGGATTCTTTAGAAAATTTGGGAGTTATGACAAGAGTCCAAACTGCCATTGAAATGAAGGAAGTGGCTGAACCATACATTAGAAGAAGAGCTATGAGACACCTGGAAAAGGGAAGAGTTGTAATATTTGCGGCAGGTACCGGTAATCCATACTTTTCTACGGACACAACAGCGGCACTTCGTGCAGCTGAAATCGAAGCAGAAGTTATACTTTTGGCTAAAAAAGTTGACGGTGTGTATGATAAGGATCCGCATAAATATGCTGATGCCGTTAAATTTGACAAACTTACTTATATTGAGGTATTAGAAAAGGGTCTGCAGGTAATGGATTCAACTGCTACTTCATTATGCATGGACAATAATATTCCTATCTTAGTTTTTGCATTGGATGAGCCTGGCAATATTAAGAGAGCTGTCTGTGGAGAAAAAATTGGTACTATTGTATCAAGAGAATAG
- the frr gene encoding ribosome recycling factor — translation MVKEILKKAEEKMAKTLSVLKSDLATMKAGRANPTILDRIEVEYYGSMVGINQVANVSAPEPRLILIQPWEKSSLKAIEKAILKSDLGLNPTNDGTVIRLLIPELTEETRRNLVKQVKKLGEDAKVAIRSIRRDANDKIKALKKDGTLSEDEMKKYEEEVQKKTDNCIKEVDKIVEAKEKEIMSI, via the coding sequence ATGGTAAAGGAAATTTTGAAAAAGGCTGAAGAGAAGATGGCTAAGACCCTTAGCGTATTAAAGTCAGACTTAGCTACTATGAAAGCTGGCAGAGCTAATCCTACTATACTTGATAGGATTGAAGTAGAGTACTATGGAAGTATGGTTGGAATTAATCAAGTAGCCAACGTATCCGCTCCGGAGCCAAGATTAATTCTTATTCAGCCATGGGAAAAGAGTTCTCTAAAAGCCATTGAAAAAGCTATTTTAAAATCAGACTTGGGCCTAAATCCAACTAATGACGGTACAGTTATAAGACTTCTGATTCCTGAATTAACAGAAGAAACAAGAAGGAATTTGGTTAAACAGGTTAAAAAGTTAGGTGAAGATGCTAAGGTTGCTATCAGATCTATTAGACGTGACGCTAACGATAAGATTAAGGCGTTAAAAAAGGACGGTACTCTGTCTGAAGATGAGATGAAGAAGTATGAAGAGGAAGTTCAGAAAAAGACTGACAACTGCATAAAAGAAGTAGATAAAATAGTAGAAGCCAAAGAGAAAGAAATAATGTCAATTTAA
- a CDS encoding isoprenyl transferase, which translates to MFFLFKKKKKSSRVSIDKEMPKHIAIIMDGNGRWAKEKNLPRAMGHKAGVETIREVVKECNRLGIKYLTLYAFSTENWVRPQEEINSLMKLLVEYLKNEIEELHKNNVVVNHIGDISKLPQKCQTELINAYNKTKNNTGVIMNLALNYGGRDEIVHAVKKLLKDYEKGNIKFTDINEKSFSNYLYTAGIPDPDLIIRPSGEKRVSNFLLWQCAYSEFWYANIYWPDFTVEDLHKAIEDYQKRDRRFGGVK; encoded by the coding sequence ATGTTTTTTTTATTTAAGAAAAAGAAAAAGAGTAGCAGAGTAAGTATTGATAAAGAGATGCCGAAACACATTGCTATCATTATGGATGGTAATGGAAGATGGGCTAAGGAAAAAAATCTGCCACGTGCAATGGGACACAAGGCGGGAGTAGAAACCATAAGAGAAGTGGTAAAGGAGTGCAATAGGCTAGGTATTAAGTACTTGACCCTTTATGCCTTTTCTACAGAAAATTGGGTAAGACCCCAGGAAGAAATTAACTCACTTATGAAATTGCTTGTTGAATATCTAAAAAATGAAATTGAAGAATTACATAAGAATAACGTAGTGGTAAACCATATAGGAGATATATCAAAACTTCCTCAAAAATGCCAAACGGAGCTTATAAATGCATATAATAAGACAAAAAATAATACTGGGGTAATTATGAATCTCGCTCTTAATTATGGGGGGCGGGATGAAATAGTGCACGCTGTGAAAAAACTTTTAAAAGATTACGAAAAAGGTAACATAAAATTTACGGACATAAATGAGAAGTCCTTCAGTAACTACCTTTATACCGCTGGCATTCCTGATCCTGACCTTATCATTAGGCCGAGCGGTGAAAAGAGAGTTAGCAACTTCTTACTTTGGCAGTGCGCGTACTCTGAATTTTGGTATGCTAACATATATTGGCCGGATTTCACTGTTGAGGACTTGCACAAAGCAATAGAAGATTATCAAAAAAGGGATAGAAGATTTGGTGGTGTAAAGTAA
- a CDS encoding phosphatidate cytidylyltransferase, which produces MNNRYVGALLISPFIIIIYLGGYYLAGFTMVLALLGMHEFLNAVKKSGSKPFSFICYAAAVVYYALLILNRNSNHIDAFLIMLTLVLLCIPVINTKYNFIDAAISLLCVLYVAVFFSFIPLINLKPYGNILVWLVFITSWSCDTTAYYFGRFFGKTKLCPRVSPKKTIEGSLGGILGSTLITFAFGYMVEINYNIMPIANYAVIGILCGIISQFGDLVASSIKRYVDIKDYSKLIPGHGGILDRFDSIMYSSVVIFYYLTIVVKI; this is translated from the coding sequence ATGAATAATAGATACGTGGGTGCCCTTCTAATTTCGCCCTTTATAATTATTATTTACTTAGGTGGGTACTATTTAGCAGGCTTTACAATGGTTTTAGCTTTATTAGGAATGCACGAATTCCTTAATGCAGTGAAAAAAAGTGGATCTAAACCTTTTTCTTTCATATGTTATGCTGCAGCCGTAGTATACTATGCTTTATTAATATTGAATAGAAACTCAAATCATATTGATGCCTTCTTAATAATGTTGACATTAGTATTATTATGTATACCTGTTATAAATACAAAATATAATTTTATCGATGCTGCAATAAGTCTTTTGTGTGTATTATATGTGGCTGTGTTTTTTAGTTTTATACCATTGATCAACTTGAAACCATATGGTAATATACTGGTATGGTTAGTATTTATAACATCCTGGAGCTGTGATACAACTGCATATTATTTCGGGCGTTTTTTTGGGAAAACTAAGCTTTGCCCAAGGGTTAGTCCTAAAAAGACTATAGAAGGTTCCTTGGGTGGAATTCTTGGAAGTACATTAATAACATTTGCATTTGGATATATGGTGGAGATTAATTATAACATCATGCCAATTGCTAACTATGCTGTTATCGGTATATTGTGTGGTATCATATCACAGTTTGGGGATCTAGTAGCTTCTTCTATTAAGAGATATGTAGATATCAAGGATTATAGCAAGCTTATACCTGGCCATGGTGGCATTTTAGATAGGTTTGATAGTATTATGTATTCTTCTGTTGTAATCTTTTATTATCTTACCATTGTAGTAAAAATATAG
- the dxr gene encoding 1-deoxy-D-xylulose-5-phosphate reductoisomerase — MKNITLLGATGSIGTQTLDILRKEKNRYKLTAASAHKNYEAMRKIIDEFEPAYVVMTDEESCNKLRVYCKLHNIKVKVLMGMEGLIEISSLPQVNVVVTALVGMVGILPTLKAIEGGKDIALANKETLVAAGELVMNKAKENKVNIFPVDSEHSAIFQCLQGNSEKSINKIILTASGGPFRGKKFEELKFMPKEAALKHPKWNMGHKISIDSATLMNKGLEVIEAHWLFSQPYEKIMPIIHPESIVHSAIEYIDGSVIAQMGNADMRLPIQYALNYPERANMVVEPLDLIKVGKLTFEEPDYNNFPCLSLAFEAGKCGKLMPAIMNCANEAAVDLYLKDMINFGDIYYTIKECMEKFDYCQEVTLENIIQTEQQVREYINKKFL; from the coding sequence GTGAAGAACATAACATTATTGGGAGCAACGGGTTCAATTGGTACGCAAACTTTAGATATACTAAGAAAAGAAAAGAATAGATATAAACTTACTGCTGCTTCTGCACATAAAAATTACGAAGCTATGCGAAAAATAATTGATGAATTTGAACCGGCTTACGTTGTTATGACAGATGAAGAAAGCTGTAATAAACTAAGGGTTTACTGCAAGTTACATAATATAAAGGTTAAAGTTCTTATGGGGATGGAAGGACTGATAGAAATATCTTCACTTCCCCAGGTGAATGTGGTGGTTACTGCCCTTGTTGGAATGGTTGGTATTTTACCGACTTTAAAGGCCATTGAGGGTGGGAAGGATATAGCTCTTGCCAACAAAGAAACACTGGTAGCTGCCGGCGAGCTAGTTATGAATAAGGCAAAAGAGAATAAAGTTAATATATTTCCCGTAGACTCGGAGCATAGTGCTATATTTCAATGTCTCCAGGGAAATTCAGAAAAGAGTATCAACAAAATCATACTCACAGCCTCCGGTGGACCTTTTAGGGGGAAAAAATTTGAAGAGTTGAAGTTCATGCCAAAGGAAGCAGCCTTAAAGCATCCAAAGTGGAATATGGGGCACAAGATTTCCATAGATTCAGCTACCTTAATGAATAAGGGTCTGGAAGTTATCGAAGCTCATTGGCTGTTTTCTCAACCCTATGAAAAAATCATGCCTATAATTCATCCTGAAAGCATAGTTCACTCTGCCATAGAATATATTGATGGCAGCGTAATTGCTCAAATGGGTAATGCTGACATGCGTCTACCGATACAATATGCTCTAAATTATCCTGAAAGAGCTAATATGGTAGTGGAACCCTTGGACTTAATAAAGGTTGGAAAACTCACCTTTGAAGAACCGGATTATAATAATTTTCCCTGTCTAAGCTTAGCTTTTGAAGCTGGTAAATGCGGTAAACTGATGCCAGCAATAATGAACTGTGCAAACGAAGCAGCGGTAGATTTATACCTAAAGGACATGATAAACTTTGGTGATATATATTATACAATAAAAGAATGTATGGAAAAGTTTGATTACTGTCAGGAAGTGACATTGGAGAATATTATACAGACAGAGCAACAAGTTAGGGAATACATCAATAAGAAGTTTCTATAG
- the rseP gene encoding RIP metalloprotease RseP: protein MQVYILLAILAFSILIIGHEFGHFIVAKLNNVKVEEFSLGMGPKIFGIKGKETEYLIKALPIGGYVKMLGEEDKSDDPRAFSNKSSLRKLSIVSAGPIMNILIAILLFGITGYARGVVTTEIKSVLNDSPAQKAGIMADDKILTINNKKINTWDEISTEIINNGSKELIVEVQRGKDIISFNMVPVLNEETKNYMIGIEPKTKKPSLGQSISYGFNETVTMTKETFKFFGTLFQGKAKASDFGGPITIIKVSTSAAKAGITSLLFLTAYLSIQLAIFNVLPFPALDGGWIFLFLFEIITRKKVDDKKVAVVNYIGFIFLMLLMVLVLLKDIFYPINF, encoded by the coding sequence ATGCAAGTGTATATATTATTAGCGATTTTGGCTTTTAGCATTTTGATTATAGGTCATGAATTTGGACATTTTATCGTTGCTAAATTAAATAACGTAAAAGTAGAGGAATTTTCGCTTGGAATGGGACCAAAGATTTTTGGTATAAAGGGTAAGGAGACAGAATATCTTATAAAGGCCTTACCTATTGGAGGATATGTTAAAATGTTAGGGGAGGAAGATAAAAGCGATGATCCCAGAGCTTTTTCAAATAAATCTTCCTTAAGAAAATTGAGTATTGTCTCTGCCGGCCCAATCATGAACATTTTGATTGCAATTTTATTATTTGGAATTACGGGATATGCTAGGGGAGTTGTAACTACAGAAATAAAATCCGTTTTAAATGATTCTCCAGCACAAAAGGCAGGTATAATGGCAGATGATAAAATTCTGACCATTAACAACAAGAAGATTAATACCTGGGATGAAATTTCTACTGAAATTATCAATAATGGTAGTAAAGAGCTGATAGTTGAAGTTCAAAGGGGAAAGGACATTATAAGTTTTAATATGGTTCCAGTACTAAATGAGGAAACAAAAAACTATATGATCGGTATAGAGCCGAAGACAAAGAAACCTAGCCTTGGACAAAGTATTTCTTATGGTTTTAATGAAACTGTAACTATGACAAAAGAAACCTTTAAATTCTTTGGAACCCTATTCCAAGGTAAAGCTAAAGCTAGCGACTTTGGGGGACCAATAACTATAATTAAAGTATCAACCAGTGCTGCAAAGGCCGGAATAACGTCACTATTATTCTTAACAGCATATTTGAGCATACAACTAGCCATATTTAACGTCCTTCCGTTTCCTGCTCTGGATGGAGGATGGATATTCTTATTCCTTTTCGAGATTATTACAAGAAAGAAAGTTGATGATAAGAAGGTTGCGGTAGTTAATTATATCGGTTT